Genomic DNA from Peribacillus simplex:
GGATTGGGTCTTTCCGTTTGTTTTAGAATCATCGAAAAGCACGGCGGAAAAGTTTTCATCACAAGTGAACTGAAAAAAGGTACGAAAATCGTTTGTATATTTCCAACCGTCCAACAAAGGGAATGTAGTGAGAACGAAAAGGTCCGGATGCAAGGCCGCGAATGACTAGAAAATAATGATTTAATCGTTGTAAAAATCTGAATATTATGTATATAATTTAAGAGCAATAACATACTAACCGGTTAGTAAGTTTAAAAGGAGGAATTCAATTTGAACTTTGAACATACTCAAAAGGTGAAAGATCTGGAAAAGAAGTTAACGGAATTCATGGAAAAGCATGTTTACCCAAATGAATCAATATACAAAAAGCAGCTCGAAGCACAGAAGAGCCGCTGGAGTGAAATACCCCCGATAATATCTGAATTGACGGCAAAAGCAAAAGAAGAAGGATTATGGAATTTATTTTTACCTGATAGCGGTTATGGCGCGGGTTTAACAAATCTAGAGTATGCCCCGCTTTGTGAAATCATGGGTAGATCGACGATAGGGCCTGAAATCTTCAACTGTAATGCGCCGGATACTGGTAATATGGAAGTGTTGGTGAGATACGGTTCAGATGAACATAAAGAACGCTGGCTGAAGCCCTTGCTTGCTGGGGAAATCCGCTCATGCTTCTCGATGACAGAACCGGAAGTGGCGTCTTCCGATGCGACCAATATCGAATGCAGGATTGAAAAGACGGGTAATGAGTATGTCATAAACGGCCGAAAATGGTGGTCTTCAGGAGCAGGCGATCCCCGATGCAAGATTGCCATCGTCATGGGTAAGACAGATCCTGAGGCGTCCAAGCATGAACAACAGTCAATGATTCTTGTACCGCTGGATACACCGGGTGTCAAAATCGAGAGAATGCTCCCTGTGTTTGGTTATGATCATGCCCCGCATGGCCATGCCGAAATCACTTTTGAAAATGTGAGGGTCCCGGCAACGAACATTCTATGGGGTGAAGGCAAAGGATTTGCGATTGCCCAAGGAAGGCTCGGACCCGGGAGGATACATCATTGCATGAGGCTGATCGGCGCTGCTGAAAGAGCTCTTGAAGAATTATGTAAGCGCATACAAAAACGTGTCGCTTTTGGTAAAACATTGGCGAGACAAGGTGTGATCATGGAGTGGGTTGCTGATTCACGCATTGAAATCGAACAAGCAAGACTTCTGACCTTAAAAGCTGCTTATATGATGGATACTGTCGGGAACAAGGAAGCGAAAGCGGAGATTGCCATGATAAAAGTGGTGGCACCAAATATGGCATTGAATGTGCTGGACAGGGCCATCCAAGGCTTTGGAGCTGCTGGGATTTCCGATGATTTCCCTTTTGCTGCACATTGGGCCAATGCAAGGACTTTAAGGCTTGCTGATGGTCCCGATGAAGTTCACCGCTCACAAGTTGCTAAGATAGAACTTCGAAAATACCAACAAAAGCATGAGGTGAAAATATGAAAGTTACCGACTTATTCGATTTAACTGGAAAGACGGCGATCATAACCGGTGGAGGGAGAGGATTGGGAGCACAAATTGCGACCGGCTTTGCCGAAGCTGGTGCAAATGTCGTTCTTTGTTCAAGGAAGAAGGAGGCATGCGATGAAGTTGCTTCACAAATCGAAAAGCTTGGAGTCAAGGCGCTTTCCCTGAAGTGTGATATCACCAATCCGTCAGATGTACAGGAAGTTGTTAACGAAACTTACCGTGAATTCGGTGCCATCGACATTTTAGTAAACAATAGCGGGGCATCCTGGGGGGCACCGGCCGTCGACATGCCCCTTGAAGCATGGCAGAAGGTGATGAATGTCAATGTAACCGGAACCTTTATCATGAGCCAGATAACAGGCAGGGTCATGATTGAGCAGGGACATGGGAAAATCATAAACATCGCTTCCGTTGCCGGATTAGGGGGGACCGACCCGAGGGTGCTCGATACTGTCGGATATAATACGAGTAAAGGGGCGGTCATTACTTTAACGAAGGATTTAGCTGTTAAATGGGGTCAGCATAATATCAATGTTAATGCAATTGCACCCGGGTTCTTTCCGACAAAAATGACGAAAGGGGTTCTTGAGCAAGGAAAGAATCCTATCTTGGATTCGACTCCGCTAAAAAGATTAGGGAGTGATGATGATTTGAAAGGGGCAGCGGTTTTCCTGGCTTCAAAGGCATCCGATTTTGTGACTGGGAATATCCTGATTGTCGATGGGGGTTCACATGCAAAGTAATGAAAGGTAAGTAAATTTGGCTGGAGGGTATGAAATGATAAATGAAAAAAAATGGCTTTCCGTTTATCCTGATTCAATTTCAAAGGAAATAAAAGTCCCTGAGTTTCCGATGCAAGAGATCCTTCAAAATGCATGTCAGTCCTATCCAAACAATACAGCTATTACCTTTTATGACCAAAAGATATCCTATCAGGAACTTTTTCATGCGTCGCAAGCCTTTGCTTCAGCCCTGCAAAAAAAAGGTGTTCAAAAAGGCGATCGTGTCGCCATCATGCTACCTAACTGTCCGCAATACGTTATCGCTTATTATGGATCGTTGGCAACAGGAGCCATTATCACCCAAATCAACCCAATGCTGGTTGAAAGGGAGCTGCAGCATATTTTACAGGACTCCGGTGCTGAAACGATCGTTGTATTGGATGGATTATACCCGAAAGTGAAAAGTGTGCAGCAACATGCAAATCTGAAAAATATCATCGCCGTAAGCCTTCAGTCTTCGGATGCAGATTTCCAGCCTGATGCTTCTTTTGACCAATTCATGAAGACAGGGGACGGCAAAATCAATCACGTATCAATCGATCCGGAAAATGATATAGCCGTTCTTCAGTATACAGGAGGAACGACCGGCCGTTCAAAAGGGGCGATGCTGACTCACAGCAATATCCTGGCCAATGTCGTTCAATCGTATGAGTTCTTCAAGCATGAATTAAAAATGGGCTCTGAAAGAACGCTGTCGGTTATCCCGCTTTTTCATGTTTTTGGAATGACGTCCGCAATGAATTTATCCGTGTATATCGCGGGTGATTCCATCATGCTGCCGCGATTTGAAATAGAAGAAGTGCTGGAAACGATTAAGCGTGAACAGCCGACCACTTTTCCGGGTGTACCGACCATGTATGTAGCGTTGACGAATCATCCAAAGGCAGAAGAATATGGAATGGGCTCAATTCGGGTCTGTAACAGCGGAAGTGCACCGATGCCCGTGGAACTGCTGCGTGAGTTCGAACGAAAATCAGGTGCGAAGATATTGGAAGGCTACGGTCTAACGGAAGCTTCGCCAACAACGCATTGTAACCCGGCATTTGCAAAAAGGAAGCCTGGGAGCGTCGGGATTGGTTTCCCTTCGACTGAATATAAAGTGATGGACCTGGGGGACGGGACAAAAGAAATGTCCCATGGCGAATTGGGGGAATTGGTCGTCAAAGGACCTCAAGTGATGAAAGGTTACTGGAATATGCCGGAGGAAACGGCGGTGACCCTTAGGGATGGTTGGCTTTATACGGGTGATATCGCCAAAGTTGATGAAGACGGGTATCTCTATATTGTCGACAGGAAAAAAGATTTGATCATCGCAAGTGGCTATAATATATATCCGCGAGATGTGGAGGAAGTTCTCTATGAACATCCTGCTGTTCAGGAAGCGGTTGTCATCGGAGTTCCAGATGCTTACCGAGGGGAGTCGGTAAAAGCTGTGCTCGTACTTAAACAAAATAAAACGGCAAATGAACGGGAAATCATCGATTACTGCCGAGCTAACCTATCGGCTTATAAAGTTCCGCATTTCGTTGAATTTCGTGATGAGTTACCGAAAACAAATGTCGGAAAGATTTTAAGGCGGGCTTTAAGAGAAGAACTTTCCAGGAAATAAGAGGGCTTTGATAGTACGAACGCGTATGATATCAATTCAGCTGAAATTTTAACAGATTGAGAGGATGCAAACATGAAAGAAAAAATGACAGAACATAGCATACGCTTATTTGAAAAGAAGGGCTTTAGTGAAACGTCGATTTCCGATATCGTCGAATCGGTCGGGGTTACGAAGGGAACGTTTTATTATTACTTTACGAGTAAAGAGCAGTTGCTTATGGATATTCATCTAGCTTATATAGACGAGTTGCTTAGTGAGCAGGAAATAATCATGTTGGAGCCTGGGAAAAGCTGTAAGGATAAGCTTTTCGATATGGTATTGATGCTTTTAAAAAGCATCAAAACCAAAAAATCCAGCGCAACGGTCTTTTTCCGTGAAATGAAAAATCTAAGTGACGAAAAACTTGCACAAATCCTTCCTAAGCGTGATGAGTTCCGAAATAAAATCGAGCAAGTGCTGATTAGCGGCATCGAGAGCGGAGAACTACGTTCCAATCTCGATGCATCCATCATCTCTTTTGCTATTTTGGGTGTGGCCAATTGGAGCTATCATTGGTTCGACCCGGAAGGTGAAAAAACCGAAAAGGAAGTTGCAGCCATTTTTATGGGGATGATTCTGCAGGGAATCGAAGCGTGACCAGGTTACATACTAACCAGTTAGTAGAAGGGAGATAGAAGGCATGACCAACAAGCAAATTCAATCAATAACCGTAATTGGGGCTGGGCAGATGGGGCATCAAATTGCGATGCTTGCTGCACTTGGAGGTTACGAAACGATTCTTCAGGATGTTCAAGAAAACGCGTTGAATACAGCCCAAGAAAAATTGGACGTCATTTTGACTAAATGGGTTCAAAAAGGAAAATTGTCTGAAGATCGTAAGTTGGCTGCTTTTAGCCGTCTTCAATATACCACCGATCTTGAGAAAGCGGCCAGTGGAGCTGATTTGATCATTGAAGCGGTCATTGAAAAGCTTGATGTGAAACAGGAAGTCTTCGCTAAACTTGAGGAATTGGCCCCAGCAGAAACCATCTTTGCAACGAATAGTTCAACGATTGTCAATAGCCTGATTGCGAGTGTGACGAATCGTCCGGATAAGTTCATTAATATGCATTTCTTTTTCCCGCCTCTAGTAATGGATTGTGTTGAGGTTGTGATGAGTGACCAAACATCTGAGGAAACAGCGAAGCTTGCGATGGAAGTAACAGAGAATATGAATAGGACAGGAGTTTTGTTGAGGAAAGAGATATCGGGATTCGTAGCCAACCGAATTTTGGGAGCGTTGCAGCGTGAGGCCTTATATTTGTATGAAGAAGGAATTGTTGACTATAAGGAAATCGATTTGATTTGCAGGAAAGCTCTCGGCCATCCCATTGGTCCTTTTGAACTGATGGATCTATCAGGTATTGATGTGGGGTATTTTGTCATGCAGCAGCGTTACAATGAAACGGGAAATCCAGAAGACAAGCCAAATGCTTGTATAGAAGAAAAGGTGAATAAAGGACAATTAGGCAGGAAAACAGGAAAAGGCTGGTATGATTATCCAAACCAAGGAGTGAAGAATTGATGACAAAATTACTTAAAGTGGTTAAGGAAAATAAGCTTGCGGTCATCACCATCGATAATCCCCCATTAAACGTAATCAGTAAACAAGTATTCAGGGAATTGGGAGAAACATTCGATGAACTTTCAAAAGATATTGATACTGTTGCGGTACTCATAACCGGTGCAGGCAATATCGCATTTGCGGCTGGTGCTGATATAAAAGAATTCCCTAAAATGATGGGGAACCCGAAAATGAAGGAAATCGTAAAGGAAGGTCATGCCGTCCTAACCAAAATTGGCCAGTTCCCTAAACCTACGATAGCTGTATTAAACGGCCTGACTTTGGGCGGCGGATGCGAACTGGCTCTGGCCTGTGATTTGCGAGTGGCAGAAACACAGGTTCAAATTGGTCTGCCGGAAGTGAAATTAGGTTTATTTCCTGGAGCTGGCGGTACACAGCGTTTGTCCAGACTTGTCGGAAACGCAAAAGCAAAAGAGATTATATTCACCGGTGATCCGCTTGGTGCCATAGAAGCGGAAAAAATCGGGCTTGTCAATAAAGTCGTCGAGCAAGGCTGCGGCTTGACGGAAGCGAAAATCTTGGCCTCACGAATGACAAGGCACTCACTTCAGGCACTTTCGAGAATCAAGAAGGCCATTAATGAAGGAAGTGAAGCCACGCTTGAACAAGGTCTAGAGATTGAAACGGATCTTTTTGGAGAAATCTTCCAAACTGAGGATGTTAAAGAAGGGGTTTCCGCTTTCTTGGATAAACGTAAACCTGCTTTTGTACATCGTTAATCAAGGAGGGATTTTATGCATGAATTCGAAGTCAACGTTCGTTTTTCCGAAACGGATGCTTTGGGGCACATCAATAACACAAGCTATTTCATTTACCTCGAAGAAGCACGCATGAAATTTTTTGAAGCTTTGGGCCTAGCGACGAATGTTGAATCATGGAACTTTTTGTTAGCTTCCACGAAATGCGACTTTATTGCTCAGGGATATTTCAATCAACTCTTGACCATTCGTTCATCTATAAAAAAGGTAGGTACGAAAAGTTGTGAAATGGTCCATGATATCCTCTGCTCACAAACTGGGGAAGTCATTGCCAAGGGTAGTGCTGTTTTAGTCTGTTTTAATTTTTTGAATCAAAAAAGTGAGCCTATCCCTGAAATGATTAAAGAAAAGCTCATTTCACATCTTGTTCAAAATTAGAATGACAAAAGTCTAAAGGAGTGGAAGAAATTGGTTAGCGATACGATTCCTGTTCGGCCCGGCGAGGAACTGAATGTTGGTGCATTAGAAGGTTTCCTAAGAAAAAATATATTGGACCTTCCAAATGAACCGTTAGAATTGCAACAGTTTTCAACGGGCTATTCCAATTTGACCTATCAGCTGAAAATGGGCGAATGGGAGGCTGTTCTCAGAAGGCCCCCGCTTGGTCCTGTTGCTCCAAAGGCACATGATATGAAGCGCGAACATCATATCCTTTCCTCTATCCACCCATATTTCCAAGCGGCTCCCGAGCCTATTCTGTTCTCGGATGACGAATCGATTGCGGGGGCCCCTTTTTTCCTAATGGAAAGGAAACATGGAATTGTAATAGATACCGAATTTCCAAAGGATATCGAGCCAACGGTGGAAAAGTGCCGACAGCTTTCATATGTCATGGTCAATCGGCTTGCTGATCTTCACTCGATTCCTTATGAGAAAACCCGGTTGGTGGAAATTTCCAAACCTGAAGGGTTCATTGAAAGACAAGTGCAAGGATGGATTTCCCGCTATGAGAGAGCAAAAACTGATGAAATCAAGGAAATTCGACCGCTTATCGATTATTTTCAACTGAATGTCCCGAAACATAGCCAGACTTCCATTATCCATTATGATTATAAGATCAATAATGCCATGTTTAACATGGATCTTACAGAGATGGTTGGTTTATTCGATTGGGAAATGTCCACCGTTGGTGATCCGTTAGCCGATCTAGGAGTGGCTTTAAGCTACTGGACGGAAAGCGGTGATCCGGAACTTATCAAAATCGGTGTGGGTCAAGCGTCCATCACGACTTTAAACGGTTTCCTGACACGAAGGGAATTCATCGAGATGTATGCAGCAAGAAGCGGAAGGGATGTTTCCAACGTCGATTTTTATTTAACATTTGGTTACTTTAAGTTGGCCGTCATTCTTCAGCAAATCTATTATCGATATAAAAAAGGCCAGACTAATGATCCCCGTTTTTCCAATCTCGGAAAAACGGTTAAAAGCTTACTCACTCATGCTGCATATGTAGCTGCGAAGGAAGTTTAAGTAAATGGAATATATACAAAACATTCATTTACTACTAAAAAAAGAAGAGATAGATGGGGAAAAGCTCAAAGAGGGGGAGAAAGTTGCGGTCGTACTTGATGTGTTATTAGCGACCACTACGATTATTTCAGCACTGAATGAGGGAGCGTGCCAGGTTATACCCGTCATGGATCCAGTGGATGCCTTGGTGAAAAGCCAGGAATTGGACCATGGGGATTTTGTAGTGGCAGGGGAACTAAAAGCTAAGCCTGTTGAGGATTTGATGTATCCAAGTCCGACGCTATTGAGTAAGTTGGTACCTGGCAAAACTTTAATATTGTCCACGACTAATGGAACGGTTGCGCTGAGGAATTCAGCAGCTGCCAAAAAGGTTTATATCGCATCTTTATTAAATAATCCGTCTGTTGCTGAGAAAATAAAAAAACATCATAAAACAGAAACGATCATCATCGTTTGTTCGGGAAACTCAGGTGAATTCAGTCTGGAAGACTTTTATGGTGCAGGTCATTTGATAGATTGCCTGATTGCTGGATCACAAGGTACGTTCATACTCAACGATGCCGCAAAGGCTGCAAAAGCGTTTTATCGAACGAATAGCGAAAATGCCTTTGATATCCTGAAATCATCATATGTCGGACAGTTATTTGACAAACACAGCTTGATCGCAGATTTGGAATTGGCGGCGCAAAAAGGTTCGCTGGATATTGTCCCAGAGTTGGTGGATGGAAATATCGAAGCTGAATTGAAAAGGCAGGAAACGTAGTTCAAAACCTGGATAAGGAGTGAATGGCATGAGGTTTTCACAATCAATAGCGGTGGTGACGGGTGCAGGTTCCGGTATTGGGAAGGCTACAGCGATGCGCCTGTCGGACGAAGGGGCAAAAGTGTTGTTGGTAGGGAGGACGAAAGGGAAGCTGGAGGAAGCAGCTGCAGAAATCAATGCCAGGCACACGATTCCCATGGCTGACATTTTCGCTGCAGATGTTACCATCGAGGAAGAGGTAAAGAAGCTGGCCATGTATGTGAAGGAACAATATCGTGACCTTCACATTTTGATCAATAACGCAGGTGGGTCAAAGTCCTCGAAGCTTTTGGATACATCTGCAGCTGATTGGGACATGATTCAACAAGTCAATTTGAAAAGTGTCTTTCTTGTTTCCAAGTACTTGGGGAAAGTGATGGAAGAAAAAGCGGGCAGCGGAAATGAAGCCACCAATCGGGCAATCGTGAATGTGGCTTCACTGTCAGGACATCAGGCAGGGGCATTCATCCCGCATTACAGCTCTGCTAAAGCAGGGGTCATCAGTTTAACGAAATCATTGGCATTGGAACTCGCCGCAGCCGGCATCCGGGTCAATTCCGTATCACCGGGATTCATTGAAACGCCATTAACGGAGGATAAATTGCAGAATGAAAAATTCGTTAAGTCGATCCGACGGAACACAGCACTGGAAAGAGTGGGGAAGGCGGAGGAAATAAGTAATGTCATTACCTTTGCCGCTTCCCCTGAGGCTTCCTATATGACTGGGACGGATTTATTGGTGGATGGCGGCTGGTTGATCAAATAGAAAAGGGGATGGGTAAATGTTAAAAGAACACTTATTGACAGAAGTAATCGATAATGTAATGATCCTGACTTTGAATCGTCCTGAAAGCCTAAATGCGTTTAGTCCGGATATGATCGCAAGCTTGACGAAAGCGATTAAGGATGTAAAACATACACCACATATAAGGGCCGTCATCATCAAAGGGGCGGGAAGGTCGTTCACTGCAGGAGGAGACGTAAAGTCGATGGGGAAGGCCTCTGCAGGTCAATTGTATGATCATGTCGGCAGAATGAACGAATGCATTTTGGCTCTGGATGCTTCTGAGGTTCCCGTAATCGCAGCCGTCCATGGATTTGCGGCAGGGGCAGGATTCAATTTGGCACTCGCTTGTGATTTGATCGTAGCTTCCGATGATAGTCAATTTGCCATGAGTTTTTCACAGGTAGGCCTAATTTCTGATGGAGGGGGTTCTTATTTCTTACCTAAATTAGTGGGGCCCCACCTTGCAAAGCAGCTCTTCTTTTCTGCAGAACCGATTTCTGCGGAGCGCTTAAACCAGTTAGGTGTCATTAATTATATTTATCCACTCAATCAACTGGAAGAAGAATCATTGAAACTTGCGGAAAAGCTGGCAAATGGACCGACTAAAGCTTTTGGAATGATGAAAAAGCTCGTTAGCCATTCATTTACGGCTACACTTGATGAAATACTCGAACAGGAGCGCATCACGCAAACCTTGATGGCTTCCACAGAAGATCATCTGGAGGGAGTTGCAGCATTCAAAGAGAAGAGAAAACCGGAATTCACAGGAAATTAATAAGGGAGGGATAAAGATGAGAGCCATTCATTTTGAAGAATACGGCGGACCGGAAGTACTGAAATTGACTGAAATGGAAAGACCCGTGCCAACTGGACATGAAGTTCTGATTGAAATCGATTGTGTCGGCGTCAATTATGCAGATACAGCCAGAAGGGAAGGGCAATATGTAGTGCCTACGCCGCTTCCATTCATTCCAGGTGCGGAAGTGGCTGGCGTTGTGGTGGAAGTTGGCGGAAAGGTGACTAAAATCAAACCTGGTACAAGGGTCGTGAGTTTAATTGAATCAGGTGGATATTCAGAATATGCCCTATCTGATGAATTCTCCGCCATTCCGCTTCCTGATGCCATTCAGTTCCATGAAGCTGTTGCCCTGCCACTTCAAGGCCTTAGCGCCTATCATATTTTAAAGACAATGGGACGCATGCAACAGGGGGATACGGTTTTGGTCCATGCTGCTGCAGGCGGTGTGGGAACGATTGCGGTCCAGCTAGCCAAAATCTTCGGGGCTGGAAAAGTGATTGCAACCGCCAGTACAGTGGAAAAGTTGGAACTGGCTAAAGAGATGGGGGCAGATGAACTCATCGATTACACGAAAGAAGGATGGGAAATGGAAGTCCGTGAGGTCACGTCCGGCAAGGGAGTCGACGTGGCGTTGGAGATGGCTGGAGGGGATATTTTCAATAAAACATTGAAATGTTTGGCACCATTTGGACGTCTTGTTGTGT
This window encodes:
- a CDS encoding acyl-CoA dehydrogenase family protein yields the protein MNFEHTQKVKDLEKKLTEFMEKHVYPNESIYKKQLEAQKSRWSEIPPIISELTAKAKEEGLWNLFLPDSGYGAGLTNLEYAPLCEIMGRSTIGPEIFNCNAPDTGNMEVLVRYGSDEHKERWLKPLLAGEIRSCFSMTEPEVASSDATNIECRIEKTGNEYVINGRKWWSSGAGDPRCKIAIVMGKTDPEASKHEQQSMILVPLDTPGVKIERMLPVFGYDHAPHGHAEITFENVRVPATNILWGEGKGFAIAQGRLGPGRIHHCMRLIGAAERALEELCKRIQKRVAFGKTLARQGVIMEWVADSRIEIEQARLLTLKAAYMMDTVGNKEAKAEIAMIKVVAPNMALNVLDRAIQGFGAAGISDDFPFAAHWANARTLRLADGPDEVHRSQVAKIELRKYQQKHEVKI
- a CDS encoding SDR family oxidoreductase yields the protein MKVTDLFDLTGKTAIITGGGRGLGAQIATGFAEAGANVVLCSRKKEACDEVASQIEKLGVKALSLKCDITNPSDVQEVVNETYREFGAIDILVNNSGASWGAPAVDMPLEAWQKVMNVNVTGTFIMSQITGRVMIEQGHGKIINIASVAGLGGTDPRVLDTVGYNTSKGAVITLTKDLAVKWGQHNINVNAIAPGFFPTKMTKGVLEQGKNPILDSTPLKRLGSDDDLKGAAVFLASKASDFVTGNILIVDGGSHAK
- a CDS encoding long-chain-fatty-acid--CoA ligase encodes the protein MINEKKWLSVYPDSISKEIKVPEFPMQEILQNACQSYPNNTAITFYDQKISYQELFHASQAFASALQKKGVQKGDRVAIMLPNCPQYVIAYYGSLATGAIITQINPMLVERELQHILQDSGAETIVVLDGLYPKVKSVQQHANLKNIIAVSLQSSDADFQPDASFDQFMKTGDGKINHVSIDPENDIAVLQYTGGTTGRSKGAMLTHSNILANVVQSYEFFKHELKMGSERTLSVIPLFHVFGMTSAMNLSVYIAGDSIMLPRFEIEEVLETIKREQPTTFPGVPTMYVALTNHPKAEEYGMGSIRVCNSGSAPMPVELLREFERKSGAKILEGYGLTEASPTTHCNPAFAKRKPGSVGIGFPSTEYKVMDLGDGTKEMSHGELGELVVKGPQVMKGYWNMPEETAVTLRDGWLYTGDIAKVDEDGYLYIVDRKKDLIIASGYNIYPRDVEEVLYEHPAVQEAVVIGVPDAYRGESVKAVLVLKQNKTANEREIIDYCRANLSAYKVPHFVEFRDELPKTNVGKILRRALREELSRK
- a CDS encoding TetR/AcrR family transcriptional regulator → MKEKMTEHSIRLFEKKGFSETSISDIVESVGVTKGTFYYYFTSKEQLLMDIHLAYIDELLSEQEIIMLEPGKSCKDKLFDMVLMLLKSIKTKKSSATVFFREMKNLSDEKLAQILPKRDEFRNKIEQVLISGIESGELRSNLDASIISFAILGVANWSYHWFDPEGEKTEKEVAAIFMGMILQGIEA
- a CDS encoding 3-hydroxyacyl-CoA dehydrogenase family protein, which gives rise to MTNKQIQSITVIGAGQMGHQIAMLAALGGYETILQDVQENALNTAQEKLDVILTKWVQKGKLSEDRKLAAFSRLQYTTDLEKAASGADLIIEAVIEKLDVKQEVFAKLEELAPAETIFATNSSTIVNSLIASVTNRPDKFINMHFFFPPLVMDCVEVVMSDQTSEETAKLAMEVTENMNRTGVLLRKEISGFVANRILGALQREALYLYEEGIVDYKEIDLICRKALGHPIGPFELMDLSGIDVGYFVMQQRYNETGNPEDKPNACIEEKVNKGQLGRKTGKGWYDYPNQGVKN
- a CDS encoding enoyl-CoA hydratase yields the protein MTKLLKVVKENKLAVITIDNPPLNVISKQVFRELGETFDELSKDIDTVAVLITGAGNIAFAAGADIKEFPKMMGNPKMKEIVKEGHAVLTKIGQFPKPTIAVLNGLTLGGGCELALACDLRVAETQVQIGLPEVKLGLFPGAGGTQRLSRLVGNAKAKEIIFTGDPLGAIEAEKIGLVNKVVEQGCGLTEAKILASRMTRHSLQALSRIKKAINEGSEATLEQGLEIETDLFGEIFQTEDVKEGVSAFLDKRKPAFVHR
- a CDS encoding acyl-CoA thioesterase gives rise to the protein MHEFEVNVRFSETDALGHINNTSYFIYLEEARMKFFEALGLATNVESWNFLLASTKCDFIAQGYFNQLLTIRSSIKKVGTKSCEMVHDILCSQTGEVIAKGSAVLVCFNFLNQKSEPIPEMIKEKLISHLVQN
- a CDS encoding phosphotransferase family protein; protein product: MVSDTIPVRPGEELNVGALEGFLRKNILDLPNEPLELQQFSTGYSNLTYQLKMGEWEAVLRRPPLGPVAPKAHDMKREHHILSSIHPYFQAAPEPILFSDDESIAGAPFFLMERKHGIVIDTEFPKDIEPTVEKCRQLSYVMVNRLADLHSIPYEKTRLVEISKPEGFIERQVQGWISRYERAKTDEIKEIRPLIDYFQLNVPKHSQTSIIHYDYKINNAMFNMDLTEMVGLFDWEMSTVGDPLADLGVALSYWTESGDPELIKIGVGQASITTLNGFLTRREFIEMYAARSGRDVSNVDFYLTFGYFKLAVILQQIYYRYKKGQTNDPRFSNLGKTVKSLLTHAAYVAAKEV
- a CDS encoding 2-phosphosulfolactate phosphatase, yielding MEYIQNIHLLLKKEEIDGEKLKEGEKVAVVLDVLLATTTIISALNEGACQVIPVMDPVDALVKSQELDHGDFVVAGELKAKPVEDLMYPSPTLLSKLVPGKTLILSTTNGTVALRNSAAAKKVYIASLLNNPSVAEKIKKHHKTETIIIVCSGNSGEFSLEDFYGAGHLIDCLIAGSQGTFILNDAAKAAKAFYRTNSENAFDILKSSYVGQLFDKHSLIADLELAAQKGSLDIVPELVDGNIEAELKRQET
- a CDS encoding SDR family NAD(P)-dependent oxidoreductase, encoding MRFSQSIAVVTGAGSGIGKATAMRLSDEGAKVLLVGRTKGKLEEAAAEINARHTIPMADIFAADVTIEEEVKKLAMYVKEQYRDLHILINNAGGSKSSKLLDTSAADWDMIQQVNLKSVFLVSKYLGKVMEEKAGSGNEATNRAIVNVASLSGHQAGAFIPHYSSAKAGVISLTKSLALELAAAGIRVNSVSPGFIETPLTEDKLQNEKFVKSIRRNTALERVGKAEEISNVITFAASPEASYMTGTDLLVDGGWLIK
- a CDS encoding enoyl-CoA hydratase/isomerase family protein encodes the protein MLKEHLLTEVIDNVMILTLNRPESLNAFSPDMIASLTKAIKDVKHTPHIRAVIIKGAGRSFTAGGDVKSMGKASAGQLYDHVGRMNECILALDASEVPVIAAVHGFAAGAGFNLALACDLIVASDDSQFAMSFSQVGLISDGGGSYFLPKLVGPHLAKQLFFSAEPISAERLNQLGVINYIYPLNQLEEESLKLAEKLANGPTKAFGMMKKLVSHSFTATLDEILEQERITQTLMASTEDHLEGVAAFKEKRKPEFTGN
- a CDS encoding quinone oxidoreductase family protein; translated protein: MRAIHFEEYGGPEVLKLTEMERPVPTGHEVLIEIDCVGVNYADTARREGQYVVPTPLPFIPGAEVAGVVVEVGGKVTKIKPGTRVVSLIESGGYSEYALSDEFSAIPLPDAIQFHEAVALPLQGLSAYHILKTMGRMQQGDTVLVHAAAGGVGTIAVQLAKIFGAGKVIATASTVEKLELAKEMGADELIDYTKEGWEMEVREVTSGKGVDVALEMAGGDIFNKTLKCLAPFGRLVVFGNASRKPYTMNPQQLMRRNQSVVGFFLPQIMKHPDLLLPSIQELFVYVASGELKLTIGGIYPIEKAAAVHEVMNARQTKGKLILQVK